A genomic stretch from Diprion similis isolate iyDipSimi1 chromosome 1, iyDipSimi1.1, whole genome shotgun sequence includes:
- the LOC124408795 gene encoding protein unc-80 homolog isoform X6, with protein MANMEKRRSIDDSLHDQALPIPIQTFLWRQTSPFIRAKLGKLHEASCMFCQRAPGHHEMKEACKSFEKVLVQNLHFGLSPSLTDALGAVPRWRLIQAALPHVLHAAANLLHNRKDTNLQSLGAVETKLLYTLHWIILDAAEECADADAEAGIYHSNPFYYLFSIPTMSLFVYLFAPICNHLKESDFTTNFRLENGLKMWTALWECRHPDTPCFTAHCRPKPRALWTRSMKMSKHNQQFDDIFLAKKGATEEFLDTESPPSQSASVCFSDQGAPPSTKQPDEDQSNWVSSPKDTVFPETIPEESSSTEDEHVVIFRLPSLTESEKTIDGVKEVSTIFAGEASIFHVAMGRTTNAFKSTMTIEQVTAISGLDAKQFESKPFMQKMGSLDKDSVDSSKIMGTATNFHGSPTTRSTIRNGGHASIVDICAATFLDVAVLRCLFVAQWQEEGVFWALQFLYHRLREISEESYTQQQPRRRSNSLPIPKIEVSIYQSPESNRREEAKDFIEVPEPKDVSILADLATFSESPYASKLADSSHTRRASEKVKKRMKMADLKAFVETKLLSKSEKTLEKIGQDEPKPFFEQECHRSLDTGDDHLTRPASTFSKIFDAKDVDRIKHPTNLIKGKSMPSLSCLIDELTAGGYIGDTRVERKQGRFYSQSYAVPNPIITVTEHTPTPSPDYMKRQGSIDSQLDATSLHGSRLGFERKPSLTRSQTDSNITYTGEEIPEAPGSACYITKEGDIDYQVVLKAVHAVALRDNLCCTLRVCENILNLLELLMDMGVLKQCLREEATNSNAGSNSGKSDKAPSKHDSPTNDQQQKSNSRPTGVEVTAHHLLMNCVIRVLKHLGCPHGCAEGMRGPPADFIRSQGQTILCKLHRASSRQFSKFLRSMIRDQPIPEILDFFHAYVGFCVDPSSLLSPLNQKRSSSKSPDVASQGGYATNFGAGLGGGGGRGIEGQIMCNVFKTLVTRFVKSFKELKSQENVTIHCDLRQLMTYIKEAHGGVFRRVALSGLLDSADRPNKRNNSNIQTTRVIRHIHQSELEENVDLGAESCYVMDDRGTRKFLFKKRSTSSTCASLLETELSEENAKISQSPSGNLRKKHHILTPRQSERNLGIAESCMGSAKSRKLKRFQIGGIVNWFRKEYGRTDSTDSHDSSESPTEGSFIRQPSIHHAYYRSTSRGGRGVGQTLQKAKRRMEDQLNKIGLGKGKKKESLEEAPGCYFSRRNSMDIGEASRESEFVVLKERRMVPIALVHTGMLRFSFLLETCQPGSVPDHHLMAAILDLPHAPVVARAALILECAHLVHQCNKGHWPTWMKLNFPIFRPSVPLNSRNAPTGLRRTHVLQRSAGKLFYQWAEAIGTRLEEMLAEDKLNVDAITAMVSDENKQKELVVEDEEEDFLDEASINGYGSQCPIALRLVACTLLLEITAFLRETYQTLPKSSRLSTRERPPPWERMYSREANRRWSMALSSMGHSQTSAQSLQSIAGDREAERKISFVLHEPDNESEGSSKSTVTIQGEEIQINDKEKSKRTPAPQGRPFLLRRGTTGNPTGSFKRRSLKLRRGTKDGKDVEGESYTVKRADSIQSKRKVSSLSDRSDTSEPGLGGEVSGEESPGILSDDQPPESPSDSNDTDETNKNFPWLKVVVQIANSFNFYCSHQNFCHPICYRRQMRASARLIKSIRKIYGEEFGIINGTGTFDFDTDKKDDTKKDKRSRKISDQASTQVSPVRRKDSMGRKDRIERALDGSQSGRLIGGHRDSSKDIAESDFDRGKDSSKRSDKDNRSKNLPPISKYIKTQVKDAFHTPLATLVKGAVVMSEELFVDILSVSWELLLESNQEVAASAASLFIISAVRAPNQASDIMHHGLHHTNTTIRINAILRFQVLWKLRYQVWPRMEEAAHMTFKVPPPGIEFTLPSPKIGIESLPVVDPPWMPQVKTKVEEVTINQERHRSLVTATKTRKKQQTELIKKALQAQDDKKREERENFLITTIPITVQAAYEPSPVGDDHDEGNVGDEDPGESVPRNTSHHGQSALSLFPSSLCSAIIQIINLLDDAAVSEDGNAVYEVAYQVIWNCLVEDSALFLRYVLERLTREKQELMFKILRHLIRFVPKLPQQAAFALYNYIIGYVMFYVRSPHEEGQKLIGTALSILWMVVHSVHGIMFKDLKQILRKEQCDASILLTANVPSAKKIIVHGPQDPDAGGIPSQFPVQEDTQFCQILRESVDFFGIEESKHKEYFLIDYKTHQIHNPTSYVRDYYFFKRSQYPQLELVHMKPEEAFNALQRQELIHKFVEIGKVLLTWAILKNVDMVVQRVVFLHEELMKLPSFPRKALEADLDLYKGGEIGKELLGLDVLHKFMWVRLIARMFEAMAGNFAYSGDIHLFLNVLNGAIILHSEDSCILRYVMATYINAAHNFKNIFSTNGYLLIMPTLLQLYSNHQTNKLVKTTVEYAVKQFYLMNRKPFILQMFGSVSAILDTDEMSVHGEAHKVASNCLFNLLLSLETPSPDPLNIGELVKEDKPLKAIDFCYHDENEMVTVLDCISLCVMVIAYAADSVRGQQMLIILEAILPCYVQQIQSPTYNKEGKTEKEIINQLAIAVKTLVNNSEALTKNYNGPQRSSPEHKGSSQRNYGKGPYSPGFDFDDETHNKYVEHSRTKILYDRDNEDSENCHKTEFRRPRDTLLNMVGDFLARCSVRLAELNKKATQDGKAIELLDSKCHVRLADIAHSLLKISPYDSDTMGCRGLRRYMNDILPSTEWSNDDMRPALIIILRRLDKTFSKIYKKASIRRNTDWEAAGDLLKGVYETLSRYPYIAHFQHLKTLLSTCQALIIGDTTGLVEVASAASAALMSQIPPQHFCSTVLRLIALHVISLGEVYSLENVCGGQSMFATQNRTESVLLNLLIPLFLRVGTGRKDVPKLRQADISFALTAVLNTLWPPTAKTAPITAQNLKTATDMRTGSLTFTARDAKAPTKISLTLYQVAFLALKIMIICFEAELKKEWPRILRTMRLLNKRNEASIHLWDFLEFVVTHRTALYIQMSPFIVHKIGQPPISEHERNMQSIIRKKINGIGMPVPKSRGTLLTDLSHDLKDLKEEIDDRKFDEMQPEPKRSVVDMHPGAPNAMPNSNEGQHGRTQRPSLIDLLTGDLGSASSTSAGSTTLKEVSEDSTKDMQLDQPLSTDRSQPSSANDEHNNVKSHPILPHQKTSKLRFVSSVEFRHSSGETLTTQLSPSSPTEDSSGESRSNRPRLQRSTGQSKKTFRLRKSRRSRIEVSHIKLESPDTSNQPMASTPPTATELSVSGIPSESSSIRSKRSLSARQGHNDSRGNHQQSDISWDEDTSVVSQTSSTSGYRDSYSMQLISLESGIQSAPPLASPDLNDLPSTSSATTNYIVCDGSSPDCSINGSGGEKTALLTNSQRSSSQHSLLMVFQTQDEDTLI; from the exons ATGGCTAACATGGAAAAAAGACGGTCCATTGATGACAGCTTGCATGATCAAGCCTTGCCTATTCCAATACAGACCTTTCTCTGGAGACAAACAAG TCCGTTCATACGAGCCAAGCTTGGAAAACTTCACGAAGCATCATGTATG TTCTGTCAACGTGCGCCCGGCCATCAT GAAATGAAAGAAGCGTGCAAG TCCTTTGAGAAAGTACTCGTACAGAATTTACACTTCGGACTCTCACCGTCGTTGACTGATGCTCTGGGTGCTGTTCCTCGATGGCGTCTCATCCAAGCTGCTCTTCCACACGTCCTGCATGCCGCAGCAAACCTTTTACATAACAG AAAAGACACCAATCTCCAAAGTCTTGGAGCAGTTGAGACAAAGCTTCTCTATACTTTGCACTGGATCATTTTGGACGCTGCTGAAGAATGTGCAGACGCAGATGCCGAAGCTGGAATTTATCACTCCAATCCATTCTATTACTTGTTCTCTATACCAACAATGTCG TTATTTGTTTATCTTTTTGCTCCGATCTGCAACCACCTAAAGGAGTCAGACTTCACTACCAACTTCCGTCTAGAAAACGGTCTCAAAATGTGGACCGCGCTATGGGAATGTCGACATCCTGATACCCCTTGTTTCACAGCGCATTGTCGTCCAAAACCACGAGCACTATGGACTCGTTCAATGAAGATGTCTAAGCACAATCAACAGTTCGATGACATATTCTTAGCAA AAAAAGGCGCCACTGAAGAATTCTTAGACACAGAAAGCCCGCCGAGTCAATCAGCTAGTGTGTGCTTTTCTGACCAAGGTGCTCCCCCATCAACCAAACAACCGGATGAAGAC CAGAGTAATTGGGTCTCTTCACCAAAAGATACAGTATTTCCCGAAACGATACCTGAAGAAAGTTCAAGCACCGAAGACGAACATGTG GTAATATTCAGACTACCATCTCTCACAGAGTCGGAGAAGACTATAGACGGTGTGAAAGAGGTGTCAACAATTTTTGCT GGTGAAGCCAGCATTTTTCATGTTGCCATGGGCCGTACGACGAATGCCTTCAAATCCACCATGACTATAGAACAAGTCACTGCAATATCCGGCTTAGACGCGAAACAATTTGAATCGAAACCATTCATGCAGAAAATGGG ATCGTTAGACAAGGACTCAGTTGATAGTTCTAAAATCATGGGAACTGCTACAAACTTTCATGGCTCACCTACCACTCGATCTACGATTAGAAATGGAGGCCATGCATCGATTGTTGATATATGCGCAGCGACATTCCTTGATGTGGCTGTCCTCAGATGTCTCTTTGTTGCGCAATGGCAAGAAGAAGGTGTATTTTGGGCTCTTCAGTTTCTGTATCATCG GCTCCGAGAAATCAGCGAAGAGTCCTACACGCAGCAGCAACCTCGGAGACGGAGCAATTCTTTACCGATTCCAAAAATCGAGGTATCGATCTACCAAAGTCCGGAGAGTAACAGGCGCGAAGAGGCTAAGGATTTCATCGAAGTCCCAGAGCCCAAAGACGTTTCTATTCTTGCAG ATCTTGCTACCTTTTCAGAATCTCCGTACGCTTCAAAGTTGGCTGATTCAAGCCACACTCGGCGTGCCagtgaaaaagttaaaaagcGTATGAAAATGGCCGATCTCAAAGCGTTTGTTGAAACTAAACTGCTGTCGAAGTCTGAAAAAACTTTGGAAAAGATCGGCCAAGATGAACCGAAGCCATTTTTTGAACAG GAATGTCATAGGAGCCTGGACACAGGAGATGATCATCTGACTAGACCGGCTTCtacattttcgaaaatattcgaTGCAAAAGATGTAGACAGAATAAAGCATCCGACCAATTTAATTAAAGGGAAAAGCATGCCCAGTTTGAG CTGCTTGATAGACGAGCTGACCGCGGGCGG atACATAGGCGACACTCGCGTAGAAAGAAAGCAGGGTCGATTTTACAGTCAATCTTACGCTGTTCCCAATCCTATAATTACCGTGACCGAACACACGCCTACACCATCTCCGGATTACATGAAACGTCAG GGTTCCATCGATAGTCAACTAGACGCAACCAGTCTGCATGGTAGTCGATTAGGATTTGAAAGAAAGCCAAGTCTTACCAGATCGCAAACTGACTCGAATATCACTTATACCGGAGAAGAAATTCCCGAAGCTCCAGGATCAGCTTGCTACATCACCAAAGAAGGCGACATAGATTATCAAGTGGTACTCAAG GCTGTACACGCGGTAGCGCTCCGAGATAACTTGTGCTGTACGTTGCGTGTCTGTGAAAACATCTTAAATCTGTTGGAACTACTGATGGATATGGGAGTGCTGAAACAATGTCTTCGCGAGGAGGCAACTAACAGTAATGCTG GTTCTAATAGCGGCAAGTCTGATAAGGCTCCCAGTAAGCATGATTCTCCGACGAatgaccagcagcagaaaagtaACAGTAGACCAACGGGAGTGGAAGTAACTGCACATCATTTGTTGATGAATTGTGTGATCAGAGTTTTAAAACATTTGGGATGTCCACACGGTTGTGCGGAAGGCATGCGTGGTCCACCTGCAGACTTTATTCGGTCGCAAGGTCAAACTATACTTTGCAAACTACATCGCGCAAGTTCTcgacaattttcaaagtttttacgAAGTATGATTCGTGATCAACCCATACCAGAGATTTTGGATTTCTTTCACGCTTATGTGGGATTCTGCGTAGATCCAAGTTCGTTATTATCTCCACTTA ACCAGAAACGAAGCTCGAGCAAATCCCCGGATGTTGCATCACAGGGAGGGTACGCAACTAATTTTGGTGCTGGCCTAGGCGGGGGTGGAGGTCGTGGCATAGAGGGGCAAATAATGTGCAATGTCTTTAAGACTCTGGTCACAAGATTTGTCAAATCTTTCAAGGAATTGAAGTCTCAGGAAAACGTGACCATTCACTGTGATCTCAGGCAGCTAATGACTTACATTAAGGAAGCTCATGGTGGGGTTTTCCGTCGAGTTGCTCTCAGCGGTTTACTAGATTCTGCTGACAGAccgaacaaacgaaataacAGCAATATTCAAACGACTCGTGTCATAAG ACACATACATCAATCGGAACTAGAAGAAAACGTTGACCTTGGCGCCGAGTCATGCTACGTTATGGATGACAGAGGAAcccgtaaatttttattcaaaaagcGGAGCACTTCCTCCACATGTGCC AGCCTCTTGGAGACGGAACTGAGTGAAGAAAATGCAAAGATCAGCCAAAGTCCGTCGGGGAATTTGCGAAAGAAACATCATATCCTAACTCCTAGACAAAGCGAGCGAAATTTGGGTATTGCTGAGTCTTGCATGGGATCTGCAAAGTCACGGAAATTGAAGCGATTTCAAATTGGAGGAATCG TAAATTGGTTCCGAAAGGAATACGGCCGAACTGATTCAACGGATAGCCATGATAGCAGCGAATCTCCAACAGAGGGTAGTTTCATCAGACAACCAAGTATACATCATGCTTATTATCGCAGTACTTCGAGAGGTGGAAGAGG GGTTGGCCAAACGCTACAGAAAGCAAAGCGTAGAATGGAGGATCAATTGAACAAAATTGGATTaggaaagggaaaaaagaaagagagttTGGAAGAAGCACCAGGATGTT ATTTCAGCCGAAGAAACTCTATGGATATCGGCGAGGCATCTAGAGAGTCAGAATTCGTAGtgttgaaagaaagaaggatgGTTCCTATCGCCTTGGTGCACACTGGTATGCTGAggttttcatttctattgGAAACATGTCAACCAGGTTCCGTACCAGATCATCATTTGATGGCAGCCATCCTGGACTTG CCACACGCACCTGTCGTAGCACGTGCCGCACTCATTTTGGAATGTGCCCATCTCGTACACCAGTGCAATAAAGGCCATTGGCCGACATGGATGAAACTAAATTTCCCAATCTTCCGCCCTTCCGTCCCACTCAATAGTCGAAATGCACCTACTGGTCTGCGGCGAACACATGTTTTGCAGCGGTCAGCTGGAAAATTGTTCTACCAATGGGCAGAG GCTATTGGTACAAGATTGGAAGAAATGCTTGCTGAGGATAAGCTTAATGTGGATGCCATAACGGCAATGGTTTCTGACGAAAATAAACAGAAGGAACTTGTGgtggaggatgaggaggaggactTTCTCGATGAAG CCAGTATCAATGGTTATGGATCTCAATGTCCAATTGCTCTTCGACTGGTAGCTTGTACACTTCTTTTGGAGATAACGGCTTTTTTGAGAGAGACATATCAGACTTTGCCAAAGTCCAGCAGACTGTCAACTCGAGAACGACCTCCACCTTGGGAAAGAATGTATAGTCGTGAAGCCAATCGCCGGTGGAGTATGGCTCTTTCATCAATGGGACATTCCCAGACATCGGCACAAAGTCTCCAGTCCATTGCTGGAGATCGAGAGGCAG AGAGAAAGATTAGTTTTGTGCTGCACGAACCAGACAATGAATCGGAGGGCAGTAGCAAGTCTACTGTAACAATTCAAGGGGAGGAGATACAAATTAACGACAAGGAGAAGAGCAAACGTACTCCTGCTCCACAGGGGCGTCCATTTTTATTACGTCGTGGAACAACAGGTAATCCAACTGGATCCTTTAAACGAAGAAGCTTGAAGCTACGCAGAGGAACCAAGGATGGAAAAGACGTAGAGGGTGAATCTT ATACTGTAAAACGTGCAGACTCTATTCAGTCAAAAAGGAAAGTGAGCTCTTTATCAGACAGGAGCGACACTTCTGAACCAGGACTTGGCGGTGAAGTAAGCGGTGAAGAATCTCCAGGAATACTTAGCGATGATCAACCTCCGGAGAGTCCAAGTGACAGCAATGACACTGATGAaaccaataaaaattttccctggCTAAAG GTAGTTGTGCAAATAGCAAATTCCTTCAACTTTTACTGTTCTCATCAAAATTTCTGCCACCCAATATGTTATCGACGACAAATGCGCGCTAGTGCCAGGCTTATAAAATCAATTAGAAAAATCTATGGAGAGGAGTTCGGGATTATCAATGGAACTGGTACATTTGATTTTGATACAGACAAAAAAGATGATACCAAAAAGGACAAACGAAGTCGCAAGATTTCTGATCAAGCCAGTACTCAAGTCTCACCGGTTCGTCGAAAAGATAGCATGGGCAGAAAGGACAG gATTGAGAGAGCCTTAGACGGTTCTCAATCTGGTAGACTAATCGGAGGGCACAGAGACTCATCTAAAGATATCGCAGAATCAGATTTTGACAGAGGGAAAGATTCATCAAAAAGATCTGATAAAGATAATCGTTCCAAAAATCTGCCaccaatttcaaaatacataaaaacTCAG GTCAAAGATGCATTCCATACACCATTGGCAACGTTGGTTAAGGGTGCTGTTGTGATGTCAGAAGAATTATTTGTCGATATTCTTTCTGTATCTTGGGAACTTCTGCTTGAATCAAACCAAGAAGTTGCTGCATCAGCGGCATCCTTGTTCATTATTTCGGCAGTACGAGCTCCAAACCAAGCAAGCGATATAATGCACCATGGCCTACATCATACGAATACCACAATTAGAATAAACGCTATTCTCAGATTTCAAGTCCTTTGGAAACTGCGATATCAGGTTTGGCCCCGTATGGAGGAAGCTGCTCATATGACCTTCAAAGTCCCACCACCTGGTATAGAATTCACATTGCCTTCTCCGAAAATTGGAATAGAATCGTTACCAGTTGTCGATCCACCATGGATGCCTCAAGTTAAAACGAAAGTTGAAGAAGTGACGATTAATCAGGAACGTCAT AGGTCATTAGTAACAGCGACGAAAACTCGCAAGAAGCAACAAACTGAACTTATAAAAAAAGCTCTCCAGGCACAGGATGATAAAAAacgagaggagagagaaaattttttaattaccacTATACCGATTACGGTACAAGCAGCTTACGAGCCTAGTCCTGTTGGCGATGACCATGATGAAG GAAACGTAGGAGATGAAGATCCGGGCGAATCAGTACCCAGGAACACTTCACATCACGGACAATCTGCTCTGTCGTTGTTTCCATCGTCTTTGTGTTCAGctattatacaaataattaaTCTTCTAGATGACGCTGCAGTTTCTGAAGATGGAAACGCAGTATATGAAGTTGCTTATCAA GTGATTTGGAATTGCTTGGTAGAGGACAGTGCTTTGTTTTTACGATACGTCTTGGAGCGTTTGACGAGGGAGAAGCAAGAACTGATGTTCAAAATCCTTAGACATCTTATCAGATTTGTTCCAAAACTTCCACAACAGGCTGCCTTTGCTCTGTACAATTACATCATAGGATATGTTATGTTTTACGTACGTTCTCCGCATGAGGAAGGACAAAAGCTTATTGGGACAGCCTTGTCAATACTATGGATG GTAGTACACAGTGTTCATGGAATAATGTTCAAAGATTTAAAGCAAATACTGAGGAAAGAGCAGTGCGATGCCTCGATTCTTCTCACGGCTAACGTGCCATCggctaaaaaaattatagtacACGGTCCACAGGATCCAGATGCAGGTGGAATCCCCTCACAATTTCCTGTACAAGAGGATACGCAATTTTGTCAGATATTGAGAGAATCTGTGGATTTTTTTGGTATTGAAGAAAGTAAACATAAGGAGTATTTTTTGATCGATTACAAAACAC ATCAAATACACAACCCGACCTCTTATGTACGAGACTACTATTTCTTCAAGCGGTCTCAGTACCCTCAACTTGAACTTGTGCACATGAAACCTGAAGAAGCCTTCAATGCCTTACAGCGTCAGGAATTGATTCATAAGTTTGTAGAGATCGGCAAAGTCCTCTTAACGTgggcaattttgaaaaatgtggataTGGTTGTACAAAGGGTAGTATTTTTGCATGAAGAACTTATGAAACTTCCTTCTTTTCCAAGAAAAGCCCTGGAGGCTGACCTCGATCTCTACAAAGGTGGAGAAATTGGGAAG GAACTCCTTGGCCTAGATGTATTGCACAAATTTATGTGGGTGAGATTAATCGCTCGAATGTTTGAAGCGATGGCAGGAAATTTTGCTTATTCCGGTGACATTCATCTGTTTCTCAACGTTCTAAACGGAGCAATAATACTCCACAGTGAAGATTCATGTATTTTGAGATACGTAATGGCTACATACATCAATGCTGCtcacaattttaaaaatattttctcaacaaaTGGATACTTACTAATTATGCCTACGTTATTACAATTGTATTCCAATcatcaaacaaacaaactggtGAAGACCACGGTTGAATATGCTGTCAAACAATTTTATCTTATGAATAGAAAACCTTTCATACTTCAAATGTTTGGTAGCGTATCAGCAATTTTAGACACCGATGAAATGAGCGTACACGGAGAAGCTCATAAG GTTGCATCTAATTGCCTGTTCAATCTTTTGTTAAGCTTGGAAACCCCATCACCAGATCCTTTAAATATTGGAGAATTGGTGAAAGAAGATAAACCTCTAAAGGCTATTGATTTTTGTTAccacgatgaaaatgaaatggttACAGTTTTGGACTGTATCTCTCTTTGTGTTATGGTTATTGCATACGCAGCTGATTCAGTTCGTGGGCAACAAATGCTG ATAATCTTGGAGGCAATACTACCTTGTTATGTGCAGCAGATTCAATCACCCACTTATAATAAAGAGGGAAAAACTGAAAAGGAAATTATTAATCAATTAGCTATTGCTGTGAAGACCTTAGTCAACAACTCCGAAGCTCTGACTAA AAATTACAACGGACCGCAGAGGTCGAGCCCAGAACATAAAGGCTCCAGTCAAAGAAATTACGGCAAAGGTCCGTATTCGCCtggttttgattttgatgatgAAACCCACAATAAATATGTAGAACATTCGAGGACGAAGATTTTGTATGATAGAGACAATGAAGACTCGGAAAATTGCCATAAGACTGAATTCAGGAGACCAAGAGATACTCTCCTGAATATGGTAGGAGATTTCCTTGCTAGATGCTCTGTGCGTCTTGCCGAACTGAATAAAAAAGCAACTCAGGATGGTAAAGCAATCGAATTACTTGATTCCAAATGCCATGTG AGACTAGCGGATATCGCTCACAGTCTTCTAAAGATTTCACCCTACGATTCCGATACAATGGGCTGCAGAGGATTGCGAAGATACATGAATGATATACTCCCATCCACCGAATGGTCCAATGACGACATGAGGCCAgctttgataattattttaagacGGCTTGACAAAACGTTCagcaaaatttataaaaaagctTCAATAAGACGAAACACCGACTGGGAAGCTGCGGGTGATTTGCTAAAGGGTGTTTACGAAACATTGTCAAGATATCCGTACATCGCTCATTTTCAACACTTGAAGACGCTTTTAAGCACATGCCAG GCTCTCATAATTGGGGATACAACTGGCTTGGTGGAAGTAGCATCGGCTGCATCAGCTGCTCTAATGAGTCAAATACCACCACAGCATTTTTGTTCAACAGTATTACGTTTGATAGCTCTCCACGTGATTTCTCTCGGGGAAGTCTATTCACTAGAGAATGTCTGCGGAGGCCAATCAATGTTCGCTACTCAAAATCGAACGGAAAGTGTACTTTTAAATCTACTAATACCTCTGTTCTTGCGCGTTGGCACGGGAAGAAAGG ATGTTCCGAAACTGAGACAGGCAGACATAAGTTTTGCTCTGACAGCTGTTTTGAATACCCTGTGGCCACCGACGGCAAAAACTGCTCCCATCACAgcacaaaatttaaaaactgcgACCGACATGAGAACTGGTAGCTTGACGTTCACTGCCAGGGATGCAAAGGCTCCAACAAAAATATCATTAACATTGTATCAAGTTGCATTTTTAg cATTGAAGATTATGATAATTTGCTTTGAAGCAGAACTGAAGAAAGAATGGCCTAGAATTTTACGCACCATGCGACTTTTGAATAAGCGGAATGAGGCATCTATACATTTGTGGGACTTTTTGGAATTTGTTGTCACTCATCGGACTGCTCTTTACATACAAATGTCACCCTTCATAGTGCACAAAATTGGGCAGCCACCGATATCCGAACACGAGAGAAACATGCAGAGCattattagaaaaaagatCAACGGTATCGGTATGCCGGTTCCAAAATCACGCGGAACCTTGTTGACTGACTTATCTCACGATCTGAAAGATCTGAAAGAGGAAATCGACGACCGTAAGTTTG ATGAAATGCAACCGGAACCAAAAAGGAGTGTAGTCGACATGCACCCAGGAGCTCCGAATGCGATGCCGAATAGCAACGAGGGGCAGCATGGACGGACTCAGAGACCTTCTCTTATCGACTTACTTACAGGGGATCTCG GCTCTGCATCGAGTACAAGTGCCGGATCAACAACATTGAAGGAGGTCAGCGAGGACAGTACTAAGGATATGCAACTGGATCAGCCTCTTTCGACag ATAGATCCCAACCATCTTCTGCTAATGATGAACATAACAATGTTAAGTCTCACCCTATATTACCTCATCAAAAGACGTCCAAACTGCGCTTTGTCTCTTCTGTAGAGTTTAGGCACTCTTCAG GAGAAACCTTAACAACTCAATTGAGTCCAAGCAGTCCAACCGAGGACAGCTCTGGGGAATCTCGCAGCAACAGACCACGTCTACAGCGTTCAACAGGACAAAGCAAGAAAACTTTTCGCTTAAGAAAAAGTCGAAGGAGTCGTATTGAA gTGTCACATATAAAATTGGAGTCCCCAGATACTTCCAATCAACCGATGGCATCAACTCCACCAACAGCTACGGAACTATCAGTTTCTGGTATCCCATCTGAATCATCATCAATTCGATCGAAGCGTAGTCTATCTGCTCGTCAAGGACACAATGATAGTCGTGGTAATCATCAACAATCGGACATATCGTGGGACGAAGATACCAGCGTGGTTTCGCAAACTTCGAGTACTTCCGGTTATCGCGATTCTTATAGCATGCAACTTATCTCATTGGAAAGTGGAATTCAATCCGCTCCGCCCTTGGCCTCACCTGATCTCAACGATCTGCCCTCTACCAGTAGCGCTACAACGAATTACATTGTATGCGATGGTAGCTCACCTGATTGTTCGATTAATGGAAGtggaggagaaaaaactgcCTTATTAACAAACAGTCAGCGATCATCGTCCCAGCACTCTCTACTTATGGTATTTCAAACACAGGACGAGGACACGTTAATCTGA